Proteins encoded within one genomic window of Mesorhizobium sp. AR10:
- the metW gene encoding methionine biosynthesis protein MetW, which translates to MSVNRAQRVDLEVVADLIPPQSRVLDVGSGDGLLLELLQDTKQVDGRGLELSQRGVNECVARGLSVIQGDADKDLEFYPDKGFDFVVLSQTLQATRNPKLVLDELLRIGNRAIVSFPNFGHWRVRLSLFLNGRMPVTKDLPYSWYDTPNIHFCTIRDFVNLCDELGATVERATALDGNGQKIGLSMPWWFWNFFGQQAVFLLKR; encoded by the coding sequence ATGAGCGTGAACCGCGCCCAGCGCGTCGACCTCGAAGTCGTCGCCGATCTCATCCCGCCGCAATCGCGAGTGCTGGACGTCGGCTCCGGCGACGGCTTGCTGCTTGAATTGCTGCAGGACACCAAGCAGGTCGACGGCCGCGGGCTGGAGCTGTCGCAGCGCGGCGTCAACGAATGCGTGGCGCGCGGCCTCAGCGTCATCCAGGGCGACGCCGACAAGGACCTCGAATTCTATCCCGACAAGGGCTTTGATTTCGTCGTCCTGTCGCAGACCTTGCAGGCGACCCGCAACCCGAAGCTGGTGCTCGACGAACTGCTCAGGATCGGCAACCGCGCCATCGTCTCCTTCCCCAATTTCGGCCACTGGCGGGTGCGCCTGTCGCTGTTCCTCAACGGGCGGATGCCGGTGACCAAGGACCTGCCCTACTCCTGGTACGACACGCCCAACATCCATTTCTGCACCATCCGCGACTTCGTCAATCTGTGCGACGAGCTCGGCGCGACGGTCGAGAGGGCAACCGCGCTCGACGGCAACGGCCAGAAGATCGGCCTGTCGATGCCGTGGTGGTTCTGGAATTTCTTCGGCCAGCAAGCGGTGTTTCTGCTGAAGCGATAG
- the metX gene encoding homoserine O-acetyltransferase MetX → MAALRAGKTNNEADAPSSPVLRFGADKPLKLDAGTLLSPFQIAYQTYGTLNDARSNAILVCHALTGDQHVASTNPVTGKPGWWEVLIGPGKIIDTNRFFVICSNVIGGCLGSTGPASTNPATGKPYGLDLPIITIRDMVRAQLMLVDHFGIEKLFSVLGGSMGGMQVLEWASSYPERVFSALPIATGARHSSQNIAFHEVGRQAVMADPDWHGGKYFEHGKRPEKGLAVARMAAHITYLSEAALHRKFGRNLQDREALTFGFDADFQIESYLRHQGMTFVDRFDANSYLYMTRSMDYFDLAADHGGRLADAFAGTRTRFCLVSFTSDWLFPTEESRSIVHALNAAGASVSFVEIDTDRGHDAFLLDEPELFAAINGFIGSAARARGLAL, encoded by the coding sequence ATGGCCGCTCTGCGCGCTGGAAAGACCAACAACGAGGCCGACGCACCGTCGAGCCCAGTGTTGCGTTTCGGCGCCGACAAGCCGCTCAAGCTCGACGCGGGCACACTGCTGTCGCCGTTCCAGATCGCCTACCAAACCTACGGCACGCTCAACGACGCCCGCTCCAACGCCATCCTCGTCTGCCATGCGCTAACCGGCGACCAGCACGTCGCCAGCACCAATCCGGTGACCGGCAAGCCGGGCTGGTGGGAAGTGCTGATCGGCCCCGGCAAGATCATCGACACCAACCGCTTCTTCGTCATCTGCTCCAACGTCATCGGCGGCTGCCTTGGCTCCACCGGCCCGGCTTCGACCAATCCCGCCACCGGCAAGCCCTATGGGCTCGACCTGCCGATCATCACCATCCGCGACATGGTCCGGGCGCAATTGATGCTGGTCGACCATTTCGGCATTGAGAAGCTGTTCTCGGTGCTTGGCGGCTCGATGGGCGGCATGCAGGTGCTGGAATGGGCGTCGAGCTATCCGGAGCGCGTCTTCTCGGCGCTGCCGATCGCCACCGGCGCGCGTCATTCCTCGCAGAACATCGCCTTCCACGAGGTCGGCCGGCAAGCTGTCATGGCCGATCCGGACTGGCATGGCGGCAAATATTTCGAGCATGGCAAGCGCCCGGAAAAGGGGCTGGCGGTGGCGCGCATGGCCGCCCACATCACCTATCTGTCGGAAGCCGCCCTGCACCGGAAGTTCGGCCGCAACCTGCAGGACCGCGAAGCGCTCACCTTCGGTTTCGACGCCGACTTCCAGATCGAAAGCTATCTGCGTCATCAGGGCATGACCTTCGTCGATCGCTTCGACGCCAACTCCTATCTCTACATGACCCGTTCCATGGACTATTTCGACCTCGCCGCCGACCACGGTGGGCGGCTGGCCGACGCCTTCGCCGGCACCAGAACCCGCTTCTGCCTGGTCTCCTTCACCAGCGATTGGCTGTTCCCGACCGAGGAGAGCCGTTCGATCGTCCATGCGCTGAACGCCGCCGGCGCATCCGTATCCTTCGTCGAGATCGACACCGACCGCGGCCATGACGCCTTCCTGCTCGACGAGCCGGAACTGTTCGCCGCCATCAACGGCTTCATCGGCTCAGCCGCGCGGGCGAGAGGGCTCGCCTTATGA
- the hisC gene encoding histidinol-phosphate transaminase has protein sequence MNQRPDQARPTPRAGIMDIEAYVPGKSAAPAGVAKVYKLSSNENPLGPSPKAIEAAREIAGKLDIYPDGTARRLREAIAEVHGLNPANIICSNGSDEILGLLAQTYLAPGDEAIFTEHAFMVYKIYIQSAGAVPVSVKETDERADIDAILAAVTPRTKIVFLANPNNPTGTYVPFQEVRRLHAGLPRNVLLVLDAAYAEYVRRNDYEAGIELVGGAENAVMTRTFSKIGLGGARIGWMYAPTHIVDAINRVRGPFNVNATAIEAGIAAIRDRAHVERSVAHNETWLAWLSEELTRLGLRVTPSVGNFILIHFADDQKHSAAAADEYLSQRGYILRRVSGYGFPNALRMSIGTEEANRGVVAALTTFLKS, from the coding sequence ATGAACCAGAGACCGGATCAGGCACGGCCAACGCCCCGCGCGGGCATCATGGACATCGAAGCCTATGTGCCGGGCAAGAGCGCCGCACCCGCCGGTGTCGCCAAGGTCTACAAGCTGTCGTCGAACGAGAACCCGCTCGGTCCCTCGCCGAAGGCGATAGAGGCGGCGCGGGAGATTGCTGGAAAGCTCGACATCTATCCCGACGGCACCGCCAGGCGGCTGCGCGAGGCGATCGCCGAGGTGCACGGCCTCAACCCGGCGAACATCATCTGTTCCAACGGTTCGGACGAGATTCTCGGCCTGCTGGCGCAGACCTATCTCGCGCCCGGCGATGAAGCAATTTTCACCGAACACGCCTTCATGGTCTACAAGATCTACATCCAGTCGGCTGGTGCCGTCCCGGTATCGGTCAAGGAGACCGACGAGCGCGCCGACATCGATGCGATCCTTGCCGCGGTGACGCCGCGCACCAAGATTGTTTTCCTCGCCAACCCCAACAACCCGACCGGCACCTATGTGCCGTTCCAGGAGGTGCGCCGCCTGCATGCCGGCCTGCCCCGGAACGTGCTTCTGGTGCTGGATGCCGCCTATGCCGAATATGTCCGCCGCAACGACTATGAAGCCGGCATCGAACTGGTGGGCGGCGCCGAGAATGCGGTCATGACTCGCACCTTCTCCAAGATCGGTCTTGGCGGCGCGCGGATCGGCTGGATGTATGCGCCGACGCATATCGTCGACGCGATCAACCGCGTGCGCGGTCCCTTCAACGTCAACGCGACGGCGATCGAGGCCGGCATAGCCGCGATCCGCGACCGCGCCCATGTCGAGCGCAGCGTCGCCCATAACGAGACCTGGTTGGCCTGGCTGAGCGAGGAATTGACCAGGCTTGGACTGCGGGTGACGCCGAGCGTCGGCAATTTCATCCTCATCCACTTCGCCGACGACCAGAAGCATTCGGCGGCTGCGGCAGACGAATATCTGAGCCAGCGCGGTTATATTTTGCGGCGCGTTTCCGGCTACGGTTTTCCGAATGCGCTGCGCATGAGCATCGGCACCGAAGAGGCCAATCGCGGCGTTGTCGCCGCTCTCACGACATTTCTGAAAAGCTGA
- a CDS encoding prephenate/arogenate dehydrogenase family protein, whose protein sequence is MTSPMFEKIALVGIGLIGSSLARIIRREGLARHIAISTRSAATLARARELGLGDSYTTDAKEAVRDADLVIVSVPVGSSGAVAAEIAPALKPGAILTDVGSTKASVIAQMQPHVPDGVHFIPGHPLAGTEKSGPDAGFADLFENRWCIFTPLPDTDPDALEKLSEFWRRCGSNIDTMDPQHHDMTLAIVSHLPHIIAYNIVGTADDLQSVTKSEVIKYSASGFRDFTRLAASDPTMWRDVCLHNKDAILEMLARFSEDLASLQRAIRWGDGEKLFDLFTRTRAVRRSIIEAGQDIDVPDFGRQAVEHPAKG, encoded by the coding sequence ATGACATCACCGATGTTCGAAAAGATCGCGCTGGTCGGTATCGGCCTGATCGGCTCGTCGCTGGCCCGAATCATCCGCCGCGAGGGGCTGGCCCGTCACATCGCCATCTCGACCCGAAGCGCTGCGACGCTGGCGCGAGCGCGCGAACTTGGCCTTGGCGATTCCTACACCACGGATGCGAAAGAGGCGGTCCGCGATGCCGATTTGGTCATCGTTTCGGTGCCGGTCGGCTCTTCGGGCGCGGTCGCCGCCGAAATCGCCCCGGCGCTGAAGCCAGGCGCCATCCTCACCGATGTCGGCTCGACCAAGGCATCGGTCATCGCGCAAATGCAGCCGCATGTGCCCGATGGCGTGCACTTCATTCCCGGCCATCCGCTGGCCGGTACCGAAAAATCGGGACCGGATGCCGGTTTCGCCGATCTGTTCGAGAACCGCTGGTGCATCTTCACGCCGTTGCCCGACACTGATCCAGACGCGTTGGAAAAGCTCTCGGAATTCTGGCGGCGCTGCGGCTCCAACATCGACACGATGGACCCCCAGCATCACGACATGACGCTGGCCATCGTCTCGCATCTGCCGCACATCATCGCCTACAACATCGTCGGCACCGCCGACGATCTGCAGTCGGTGACCAAGTCCGAAGTCATCAAATATTCAGCCTCGGGTTTTCGCGACTTCACCCGTCTCGCCGCCTCCGATCCGACCATGTGGCGGGACGTCTGCCTGCACAACAAGGATGCCATCCTCGAAATGCTGGCGCGGTTTTCGGAAGACCTCGCCTCGCTGCAGCGGGCGATCCGCTGGGGCGACGGCGAAAAGCTGTTCGACCTGTTCACCCGCACCCGCGCCGTGCGCCGCTCGATCATCGAGGCCGGCCAGGACATCGACGTTCCCGATTTCGGACGCCAGGCCGTCGAGCACCCGGCAAAGGGCTGA